The DNA window AGAGCAGCGCCTTTCACAGCTAGAAAAGGTGGTGGGCGCCCAGCCGGATAAACTAAGTCGCCTTACTGCCGCAACCAACACCACCAACGTGCTGGAGGCCGTGCGTCATCTTAGCACCAAGGCGGCGCTATTGCAGCCGGATAAACTGGACACCATAGAGCAGCGCTTAACCTCGCTGGCCGGCAAGATGGACGCTATTGCCGAAAAGTCTAGTGGTAGTACCCAGGACGCGAAGCGAGATCAGAAGATAACAGAATTGTACGACATCGCCAAGCGCACCGAGCCCGTCGTGGAAATTCTGCCCCACGTCATTGAACGCATGCAAGCACTCGAAGCACTCCATAAATATGgtaaacattttgtaatttccctattttcttttacttaaCCTTTAACCCACCATCCTTTTCAGCGAACAATTTCGCCAAAATCATCGCTGAGATCGAGCAAAAGCAGGGAACCATCACCACCAGCCTGGTGAACAATAAGGAACTGCTGCATTCTGTGCAGGAGACGTTCGCCCAGAATCTGGAGACCATCAACACCAAGGTGGCTAAGGTCGAGCAGCGCGTCGCGGCTATTTCATCTGCTAAATAAATAGTCATAATAAAGCGTAttataaatactaaatatttatgaaaactATAATAAAGCGATCCACATCTTCTTAGTTTTTGCGATACCTTTTGATTGTTCTATCACTTGTTACGTACTATCACAGAAGAATTTCAATTCTGCGGTTATTTACTATataatgaaacaaaaacacctcttaacgaggtaaggTGGCGTGGCGATCACGCTCAATCAACATACAAAACATCTGATATCGACTTTTGTGTATGTTACGCTTCTGCCCGCTTCAGGAAAATATTCCAGCTTCTTGCATCAAaggtatattttattgaagCGTGTCGAATGAGAACATTTATGAAACTATCGAAAGTTTAAGCCTTTCAAATCTTGCTTTTGTAAAAGCGGGATTAGAACAAACAAATGGACaagcagagggtataatagtTCAAAATTCACAGTCTTCATAGCAAacattgtttttaaaacatttcgaGTCGAACAAGTTTTTATGCTTTTGTTATTGCTGACAAATAGAGGCAATCTTAAGCCATGAactaaattaacaaaaaactACGCTAAAGCCGAATGAATGTCATTTATACATATGTGTTGGTGGGCCTTATCACAAGCATGCCAATAGTTTTGGGAACATTGCTAGGAATGCCATTTAAATCCGGAATCAGTTCAACTCAGGCTGTCGCCCTCGCCGATTATACTCTCGCAGAATGTTCAGGATGTGTACTTACACTCTGTGTGCGCTAATCGCACTACACCTTTGTGGGTCCCCGGCGTTCTCTCAGAAAGTAGAGCACTCTACTGTGTTTGAACCTTCCAAAAACCGCAGCTTACTCGAAACCCAACAGAAATTGGATCATCTGTATGCGGATGTTTATGGTTTAAACCCTTTGGAAGAAGAAGTAGATGCTCTGGCAGACGGTATTAGGACCTATGTGCAAAGCGAACTGGCAGTTATAAAAGAAGCTCTAAGCACCATTAAAACATTATTGGAGTCAAAGTATGGACCTTTGGAGAAACCTTGAACATTTGAATTTGGACGACAGCGAACAGCAAGATGGGTACTGCCTCACACTGTGGGACGACGACATGGGTTACAAAAATTGTaatgaatttcttcactttatTTGCCAAGCTGATAGTGTTTAGTAAAAGAGaagttaatattattaaagctGAAGTTTACATTTTAGTTCAGTATGCAAACACAGCTTATTAAGCTCTTTACCCTGTACGCCTTTGCATCgctgtttaaaataaatgcactaataaaatatgtaaggTATCTAAGGTAAAAACACAACTAAAATTGTGAAATCGTTTTAGTCTATActgtaaaatataaatatagtataaataaattggttGAATAtctcaaatttatttttgatatacTTATTTTTACTGTGGCCGCATTGGAAATCATAATTCGGGCTAAACACGGATATAAAAGGTCAACTCTGATTTTCTGAATAAACCGGTATCCTTTTATTCCAATTTtcttcaaacaaaaaaagctATGCAAAATCAACAAATACCAGAAAGTACGCTATGGTTGAGTGACTAGACTCTTAGATACCTGTTATTGAgcttttaaagaaaaaatgtattattaaaacCGGAGCTCGCCATACGAGTTAGTCATAGATTAATGGTAAAACTGAATGATATACAAATGGGCGTGCCtaaattttttaggtcaatcgataggttaGAGATCCTGATCAAGATGCAAACGCTTCATTCTACCTGCCGACGAATCTAGTGTGCCCCTTTACTCTACAAGCAACGGGTATAATAAGGTAAATactattttcaaaaacttccTTGTAAGTTGTTGTATTTTATCTTGGACAAATTTATAGTAGCATTAAACATAAAATCGTagacaaataaatttcttgtttttgggcGTGTCAAAATCGTAACACaactattatattttttatgttttttagcACGGAAAATAATAACACCACAATTACCAAactatgttatttttttcatgtACTTTGGTGTTTCTATTTTAAGTctgttgaatttatttatcgaAATTCATTCTTCGGCAGCCTATTGGTTAGAGTGCGCGACTCCGATAATTGCGGTCCGGTTAGATGCCATAtgatgattattattttgtacgtAAATCGTGTCAAGACAGTTCTGTTTATATTTACATAGTATATTCGCCAAGGTGTAGGTGGTGTACTAGTGTAAGCTAAATCACAAATCACCTAAATTGGTTAGGCACACCTCAAgatatcactgtggacggcagtccacatagtgacgaagcgcgccaggagggtgtgcgagtttgtttcagcgtttcactctaacgcccacaactggttaaaacgcttaaatctgtctgccgcccacataacatcttcTGGAAAAGCCGGTAGGTGCTTTGCTGCCTATTTACTCCCTTAAGCtcagtaacgggtatctgatagtcgaggcactcgactatagcgttcttccttgttttttcatagtattttcccaccaattttcgaaattcataactgattataaaatgtaatatgtgtATGTGTATAATTTTCTAATATTATTCTCCAACCAatttccggtcgttcctatggctgctatatgatatagtcgtccgattttgataaaatataattcaaaattcagaactaattaaaaaatcttatttccaagcgttgaAGGTTAAGAAGAAcggaagatataatttttaaacacttATTTTTCcctgggagctataaaatatagttgtccgatccggctggttccgacttatatactaccagaaaaagaaataagaatTCTGGGAAAgcttcagcccgatagctttaaaactgagagactagtttgcgtagaaacggacggacagacggactggctgatgaataaataaactttatgtgttcgaaaacgtctccttcagtgcgttgcaaacttctgactggaatcattataccctctgcaagggtataaaaacatcgaaatataaaacaatcagcaaaaaatttttttgtgatCTAGGTGCTTTAATATTTCAGGAACTACCATCGAATTATTTTGCCGCGGAATTCTCATTTAAACTAAAAAGGGTCCTATATTTGTTGGTATatgatttgttttatttaagcaACGCCTCAAATAAAAAGTTGACCCATATTTGAACGTCAAACCTTAAAACGAAAAAGGAGTTCGCAATTCTAGTCTGTGTTCAAATAGTTGCCCTTCAGACTGAGCAATCCTGCGCTGAGCCATGGGTCAGATCGTGGGCTCCATGCACATGAACGTCTAGATGGTTTGTCCAGGCTGCGGAAACGCAAGCGAAACATAGACTCTTCGAGGGGTAAGGTTGAGAGCGAGCTGGACACCACGCAACCCAAGAAGTGAGCTGTTACCTTTAAGGATCAACCATTACATAACGTCCCTCCCCTGCAGGAAAAAGCTTCTTACCACCACCCTGTACATATTTACGCTCTTTAAGGAGGAAAAGAACTCTGATGCGGCTGTCATGGCTCTGGGTAAAGTGTGGCACCTGCACAAGCTCTACCTGAGCCAGAGTCCCTACTTCTACACCATGTTCAACGGCAGTTGGGTGGAGGCGCAACAGAACTTCATTCAGATCGCGATACACGATGAAAGGATAACCGTGGCCAGCCTGGACGCCGTCTTTGGGTCTATGTACTCCGATGCTAGCCACGGCCACGCTCTTTCTTTTGGGCAGGATCATCGACAAGTGTGCCGAGGTGATGGTGGACAACATCAGTACCATCCAGTACCACGAGGCCGCTTGCCGATACGGCGTGGTTTCTGTAAAGAAATCGGCCTTCCAGTGGTTCCAAATTAACCTGCCAGGCATCTACAGTAAGCAGCCCAATCTGCTGAGGCTCATCTCCATCGAGCTGATGACTGCGCTGACCGCCAGCCCCGATCTGTATTTGATGACGACGGAGTTCGTGCTGTACAAATTACGGCGCTCATGGTTATTCCTGTGCCTGCACCCCGACTACAAGCCAGAGGACCCTGTGCAGCGGGCGGACGAGGAGAGGTCGCAGGAGCGGTTGGTCATTGGCGGTGTGCAAGCGGAGATCCCTAGCGGAGATGTCCGAAAGCTACGAACCCAGTACCTAGTCACCCACCACCTTAACCTACAAACCGTCTTCGATGACAACATCATACCCAAGGAGTGGCTTTATTGGCACATGCACAACCACTGGGACGCCCTGTTGCGTATCGATCACGGCGAGGAAGACTGGTGAGATTTTAATAAGATTCAAAATCTCTACTGTGATCGGCACCCATAGCAGTCCGGAGCCGCTGGACGAATAGCAATTCTTCGAGGGATGCATGCGATGTGGACGTATGTTGCTCGAGCCTGGCTTCCATGTTTGGCGATGGTCGGGCTACAACTACGGCGTGGAGCTCGTATTGAAAATGAAATCATCATCGGCCGTCTCCAGTGGCGACTAGGAGCCGTCAACGCCATCCCCGGCGGCCCCGCGTGAGGCCCGGTGACTGGGCACCATCATTGAAGCTGTCCAGTGGCTCTAattgtaaatttgtttttgcccATCACGATTTGCTAGCCAGTCTTATCAAGTGATTCTTCATTGAACTTGATAAACCCCCGATCGGATTGGTATGcgcaaatatatattttcatatacCTTTTACAACATTGGTTCCTCATTCCAGTCCGATCCCCTATTCACAATCTTCATGGCAACCATAATCTTTAAACCATTTCGagtccaaaatatttttaatgtttttgttattCGGAATGTTCGGAATAGTGGCATTAGCCttgtaaaagattttaaaaaagtccGCTCAAGCCATGTTATATGTGTTGGTGGGCCTTATCACAAGCATGACAATAGTTTTGGGAACATTGCAGGAATGCCATTTAAATCCGGAATCAGTTCACCTCAGGCTGTCGCGCTCGCCGATTATAGTCTCGCAGAATGCTCAGAATGTGTACTTATATTCTGTGTGCGCTAATCGCACTTTCTGGATCCACGGCGTACTCTCAGGACAAAGAGAGCTTTTCGGTGTACCACCCTTCCGCGAACCGCAGCTTATTCGAAACCCAACAGAAGTTGGACAGTCTGTTCTCTGAATTTGACGGAATACGCTATAAATTGTATTACAAACTTAGAGGTAAAATAGACGCAGTTAGGACCTATGTCGACAGTGAACTGGCAGTTATAGAAGAAACTCTGAGCTCCATTAAGAATTTAGTGGAGCCAACGTCTGGACCCTTGGACAAACCCATCCCCCCAAAATTCGAGCTGGTAGGCTCAAGGTATTTTTACTTTGAGCAGGAACTCAAGCAGGATTGGCTTACGGCTGCCAAATCCTGTCGCCAGATGGGAGGACATCTTGCGGCCTTCAAGGACGAGGAAGAATTTGTTACCCTTAAGGAAAAGCTGAATACTGATGCCTTCTACTGGACGGGAGTTAGCCGCCTGGCAACCCCGAATTGGACTCGATCCTTGGCCTCGGGCGCGTTCGTTGAGACCCGGCACCGTTTTACAAACGAACCCGAAATGTACGACAAATTCTGTCTTTCGGTGTCAACTGACCGTATagattataaaaattgtaatgaTCACTTCCATTTTATTTGCCAAGCAGATGATGTTTAgtcaaagcaaaaaaaatgttttgaaaaaaaaaaactatttttgtacagttttaaaaaaataattatatttgcttagctttttctatttttcttaattggacgaaaaaaataaaataaaaatgtttcgtGACTTTAACGttgtaaaaacaaataacaaaataaacaagtgTGGGCAAAAAGTTTGGTTTTTTCTTGAGTACGTTTATTAGCAGAAATATATAAGTTAACCTATCGACCAAGAAAGTCTTTAAGAATTTTGCAATTTCTCGTCGTCGTTCTTCATGACCATTTCGCCAATAATTCGACGCATATCGTTCCACAACCACTGTATTTGCACTTAAAGAACGCCGTTCGTGTGGATTAAGATacaacaaacaagaaaggaagttaccttcggcaagccgaagtttgtatacccttgcagttatgtataagaaataatcaactttagtaacaccatgtgaaatttttaaggattgttgctgacttcagtgatattaaaaaacaaattgtttcactctttttttcagacaatttttttttgacatctaaatgttagagtagtccgattttttttaaattgaattcttaaaaatataaaaaattatattcccaatactataagataatatgtcaaagagGCCCAAAGcttaaatttgtttcatattattttcccaccaattttccgatcgttcttttgacagctatattgaacagtcgtccgatttttatataatttatttagaaattcagaactaattactTACTTCCAAAGGTAGGAgggtttatgttaaaaaacaccgaagatataatttgtatacccttgcagagggtataatgatttcagtcagaagtttgcaacgcagtgaaggagacgtttccgacctcataaagtatatatattcttgatcagacgagtcgatctagccatgtccgtctgtccgtctgtttctacgcaaactagtctctcagttttaaagctatcgggctgaaactttcccaaaagtcttctttctattgcaagtagtatataagtcggaaccagccggatcggacaactatatctataggaactataggggaaaaaattaaaaaaaaattatatctttcgtgttttttaacatatacattggatataacatttttaaattagttctgaatttcgaattaaattttatcgaaatcggacgaccatatcatatagctcccataggaacaataagaaaattagtggtaaaataatattgaaaaattatatcttcggtgttttttaacttataacctcctacgcttggaaataacattttttatttggttttgaatttcgaattaaattttatcaaattcggacgactataccataaagctgccataggaacgatcggaaaattagtctgaaaacatgaaataaaaatgatatctttagtgttttttaacatataaccttataagcttgaaaataacattttttatttagttctgaatttcgaataaaatttaattaaaatcggacgactatattatatagctgtcataggaacgatcagataattggtgggaaataatgtgaaacaaattatagctttggggcttcttgacatattatcttataatattggaaatatacatttgtatattttttagaatttcgaattcaatttaacaaaattatttattatttttataactgcaagggtatacaaacttcggcttgccgaagtttacTTCCGTTCTTGTTGTACATCGTTTAGGCTGGTACTAACagtagaaatatttttatactcaTCATTTTgttcataaaaacaaaaagtaactGGTTTTAATAACCTTCAATGATAAAAATTAGAAGTTGCATTTTACATTgtgaattttaataatgtaaAATTATCAACATTGTATTCACACGGATAATTAAATGCACTTTACTGGTAAATCCTGGTCCATGAAGCTGCTCGGAATGGTAAAACTGATTAAGTAGTTAGTAAATACCATCGGAACTCGAATTTTTCCGTTACATTGATGGTATGTTGGGACCACCCAGATTACAGTATTTTTTCATGCCATATGGTTTATTGCGTGGCCCAGAGTGCGGTCACACCAcggttcttaaaaatattaaagtttcCAGTTAAATTTAAGCACCTAAAGTCTCGTTGCAGCGCAAACGAGTATAAATTCCACTCACAATTGTGTGTAAGTTGCGAAAAGGCATAATTAATAGCGATTCAAGGCCGACGGGGTGAACTGGGCCGCATCTGTAGCGGGGAAGCTAATGAGAAAAAGTGATGACGGGGCTTACTCCAATTGGACGTGACACAATTTCGTTCTGATGTTGCAGCACCGAATATATTTacgttaatttgttttaattacaTCTGCAGCACGAAGGGACTGAGCAAGATGAAGATCAAGGAACTGCAGAAGACGGTGAACATCGCCTGGTCGccggcgcagcagcagcagattcTCTTGGCTGCCGGCACCGCTGCCCAGCAGTTCGACTCCACTGCGAATTCCACCTTGGAGTTATATTCCCCAAATTTCAGCGACGCCACCTACGATCTGGAGCTAAAGGCCAGCGTAGCCAGCCAGTACAAGTGGGTTTTGCAGGGACTCCGCTCCCAAGAGCTCTTTAATTAAACGACTTCTCTTTCGGCAGGTTCCAAAAACTCATATGGAGCCCCGTGGGTGTTGGATCCAGTGGCTTGATTGTGGGCGGCTGCGAGGCAGGGCAGATTAACATATACTCAGCCGACAAGCTGCTGGCCGGCAAGGAGGAGCCACTCCTCAAGCGCCAGGATAAGCACACGGGTGCTGTCAGCGGACTGGACTTTAATCCCTTTCAGAACAACCTGCTGGCCTCGTGTGCGTCTGAGTCTGAAATCCTAATATGGGACCTCAACAACCCGGAAACGAGCATGAGCCCTGGCGCCAAGACACAGCCGCTGGAGGACGTGAAGAACGTGGCGTGGAACCGGCAGGTGCAGCACATCTTGGCCTCCGTGTTCAGCACCCGTTGCGTGATCTGGGATCTGCGCAAGAGCCAGCAGATAATCAAGCTGTCCGACTCACAGTCGCGTGTGCGGTGGCACGCCATCGAGTGGCATCCGGAGGCGGCGACGCAGGTCTGGCTGGCCTCCGAGGACGACCAGGCGCCAGTAGTGCAGCTGTGGGATCTTCGATATGCCACGGCTCCTGCCAAAACATACCAGATTCACGAGCGTGGTGTGCTGGGGATGTCGTGGTGCCTGCAAGATAACGATCTGATGGTTTCGTGTGGCAAGGACAACAGAATCTATTGCTGGAACCCCAATACAAAGATTCCAGAGGGCGAAATCCTGTCTGAGGTTGCGACCACGGCCTCTTGGTACTCGGATGTGCAGTTCTGTCCACGGAATCCAGCTCTGATTGCCAGCGCCAGCTTGGAGGGTGCTGTTTCCATTTACTCCCTGCATGGAGGCACTCACCACCTGGTGCAGACCGCCAACAAGATTGCCGACTCCTTCCCGGGTATGGATCAGTTCGCCCAGGAGCCAATTCCGCAACAAGCCACGCAAGTAGTCTACCATGACCTGACACACGCACCCAAGTGGATGAAGAGACCCTGTGGCGTGGCCTTTGGCGTGAGTTCAGATTATATTTGCTTTGAAATCTACCTAACAAACCCTCTTTGCACTCCTTAGTTTGGTGGTAAGCTGGTCAGCTTTGATAGCACTTCGAAGACGGTAAAGGTGCAGCAGCTGACCACCGAATCCGCTTTGGTGGAGCGGGCCAATGCTTTGGAGCGCTCTCTTGTCGATGCCAACTATTCGGAATACTGCCGGCAGAGGGCCGACGAGACCGCCGATCAGCATGGACGTTACGTCTGGTACTTCATCAAGGCGAACTTTGAGCTTAATCCCAAGGAGGAAATGCTCAATCTTTTAGGTActttaactcaaaaccatgTCAGTACAACACTAAGAATTAATCCTTCCTTAAAGGCTACAACAAAGACGACACCGATAGCAAGTTCAACAAGTTTATCAAGGAAACCGAGGGAAACTCACAATCGGATGTGGATACGCTCACGACCCGCATCTCGACGCTCACCCATGTAAGTGCTACTACGAGCATGTCTTATCAGTTCCTAAAAGCAGCATTGCGTACACTATCAATCTCCACGTATGTTCATCTTGCCCTGTATATTTCTATCCGATAACACACTTTATGCTATGCCGTTGCTGCAGAGCGACTCTTCGGAGGTTGAGTGCGATCAGAGTACAAATTATAGCACCGATAATTCGGTAAGAGCGAAGCCTTAAGAATCGCGATCGGAGCAAAAgactaaaacatttttgtaaagtTACTAAATGAGTATACTcttatgcatttatttattttccatacGCAGCAGACGCAAGACAACAAGTTTGATGGAAACGCAATCGACCCACAAAATCACAACGACTTTGCCACACCGCCGAGGCCGCAATTTAAGGTTCCCAGCGGAGATCGTGAGTTAAACTAGTTTGCTAATATCAGTAGTTATACATTTTCACTTATGTTGATTAATTGTTATCTTCAACATAGATATTAATGTTTTCCTGCCTGATAATATCAATGCTATCTTTTTCAATAACAATTTATCGAATTCGTGTACTTCGCAGACTCGGATAGCTTAATTGCGGAAGCCATATTGACAGGCAATGTCGAGGCTGCCGTGGAACTCTGCTTGGAGGCACAACGTATTCCGGAAGCTTTGATCATCGCCTCAACGGCTGGCATTGAAACCCTGACCCGCACTCAATCCCGCTACCTGCTGCAGCAGAAGAACGAGCTGTCGCACGTCATTTCCGCCTTGGTATCTCGTGACTGGATGGACTTCGTCAACCGATGCACTGTGGACTCGTGGAGGGAGGCCCTGGTGGCCGCCCTAAAACACAGCGAGCGCAAGGTGGTGGACATCTGCGAGCGGCTTGGTGATCGCCTGTTGAGTGAATGCGCTTCTAGCGTCGAGTTTACGCGCAATGCCATGCTCTGCTACATTTGCGCCGGCAGCATCGACAAACTGGTGACCGCCTGGTACCAGTTAAAACGACTGGAGCAGCAGAACCCCGGTTACAAGCCGAACACCACGGAGCTACAGGACCTGGCCGAGGTGGTGATGCTGATGTGCAAGTCACTGGAACAGCAAGGCATATCCGTGGATCTAGCAGGCCGCTTTGCCGGTTTCCTGACTGAGTACGGCGGTCTTCTGGCCTCCCAGGGGGCTCTGACAGCGGCCTTGCAGTACATTACAACCTTAGGTGGTGGAGAAGCCAACAAGAACGACGTTCTGCAGAACTTGCGAGAACGCATCAACAACGCTGTAAACCTGGATTACTCCCAGCCACAGGCGcccgttgctgctgctccacttggctaccagcagcagcgaggTCGGGGATCGTTCTCACAGCCTCAGCCTGCTGTCCCGCAACCCTACGGCCAGCCAGCAAGTCAGTTTGCACAGCCAAGCTGGAATGCGCCTGTGCCTCCATTGCAGACCACATATCCAGGAGCCCAGCAgacgcagccgccgccgcagaTATTCAATCCGCAGCCAATCAAGCCAGAACCCTTGTCCCAACCTCCGCGCCCTCTCAGCAACGCCAGTTCCTCGGGTGGTCCTCCCCCTGCTGGAGGTG is part of the Drosophila biarmipes strain raj3 chromosome 2R, RU_DBia_V1.1, whole genome shotgun sequence genome and encodes:
- the LOC108029546 gene encoding protein transport protein Sec31A isoform X2, which encodes MKIKELQKTVNIAWSPAQQQQILLAAGTAAQQFDSTANSTLELYSPNFSDATYDLELKASVASQYKFQKLIWSPVGVGSSGLIVGGCEAGQINIYSADKLLAGKEEPLLKRQDKHTGAVSGLDFNPFQNNLLASCASESEILIWDLNNPETSMSPGAKTQPLEDVKNVAWNRQVQHILASVFSTRCVIWDLRKSQQIIKLSDSQSRVRWHAIEWHPEAATQVWLASEDDQAPVVQLWDLRYATAPAKTYQIHERGVLGMSWCLQDNDLMVSCGKDNRIYCWNPNTKIPEGEILSEVATTASWYSDVQFCPRNPALIASASLEGAVSIYSLHGGTHHLVQTANKIADSFPGMDQFAQEPIPQQATQVVYHDLTHAPKWMKRPCGVAFGFGGKLVSFDSTSKTVKVQQLTTESALVERANALERSLVDANYSEYCRQRADETADQHGRYVWYFIKANFELNPKEEMLNLLGYNKDDTDSKFNKFIKETEGNSQSDVDTLTTRISTLTHQTQDNKFDGNAIDPQNHNDFATPPRPQFKVPSGDHSDSLIAEAILTGNVEAAVELCLEAQRIPEALIIASTAGIETLTRTQSRYLLQQKNELSHVISALVSRDWMDFVNRCTVDSWREALVAALKHSERKVVDICERLGDRLLSECASSVEFTRNAMLCYICAGSIDKLVTAWYQLKRLEQQNPGYKPNTTELQDLAEVVMLMCKSLEQQGISVDLAGRFAGFLTEYGGLLASQGALTAALQYITTLGGGEANKNDVLQNLRERINNAVNLDYSQPQAPVAAAPLGYQQQRGRGSFSQPQPAVPQPYGQPASQFAQPSWNAPVPPLQTTYPGAQQTQPPPQIFNPQPIKPEPLSQPPRPLSNASSSGGPPPAGGATTSGGSGLSGRSKYVLDPSVAAPTSSYGMPYNPVPAPVPSSVPFSGGVPGPAPQPASVPTYNSNTFNTNPIASAQPYNASPFMGAQQNQFLPGVNPIETLPPQAAPPVVQNVQRNPTPPPGWNDPPALKSSRAPKPKPVVEPSAAIFHPLFPVDPNQNQNGYVDPAQYQNAPPPGGVPNTYYNPAAFNNNPQQQQTYLQPQQQQLNLQPSGIPNQGGPQQQNWQGQQQTLGYSEQPAPIQQQRQPEPLKEKPPLPEEYIYLQTVLEELKNRCLGATNDPRTKRKFVDVVKRLENLYDCLRDGKLTPTTVQYLNQIIQYIQISDYSNALEIHTRIAFGTDFAQCAGFMQGLKVLLQSASELQLVLR
- the LOC108029546 gene encoding protein transport protein Sec31A isoform X3 — encoded protein: MKIKELQKTVNIAWSPAQQQQILLAAGTAAQQFDSTANSTLELYSPNFSDATYDLELKASVASQYKFQKLIWSPVGVGSSGLIVGGCEAGQINIYSADKLLAGKEEPLLKRQDKHTGAVSGLDFNPFQNNLLASCASESEILIWDLNNPETSMSPGAKTQPLEDVKNVAWNRQVQHILASVFSTRCVIWDLRKSQQIIKLSDSQSRVRWHAIEWHPEAATQVWLASEDDQAPVVQLWDLRYATAPAKTYQIHERGVLGMSWCLQDNDLMVSCGKDNRIYCWNPNTKIPEGEILSEVATTASWYSDVQFCPRNPALIASASLEGAVSIYSLHGGTHHLVQTANKIADSFPGMDQFAQEPIPQQATQVVYHDLTHAPKWMKRPCGVAFGFGGKLVSFDSTSKTVKVQQLTTESALVERANALERSLVDANYSEYCRQRADETADQHGRYVWYFIKANFELNPKEEMLNLLGYNKDDTDSKFNKFIKETEGNSQSDVDTLTTRISTLTHTQDNKFDGNAIDPQNHNDFATPPRPQFKVPSGDHSDSLIAEAILTGNVEAAVELCLEAQRIPEALIIASTAGIETLTRTQSRYLLQQKNELSHVISALVSRDWMDFVNRCTVDSWREALVAALKHSERKVVDICERLGDRLLSECASSVEFTRNAMLCYICAGSIDKLVTAWYQLKRLEQQNPGYKPNTTELQDLAEVVMLMCKSLEQQGISVDLAGRFAGFLTEYGGLLASQGALTAALQYITTLGGGEANKNDVLQNLRERINNAVNLDYSQPQAPVAAAPLGYQQQRGRGSFSQPQPAVPQPYGQPASQFAQPSWNAPVPPLQTTYPGAQQTQPPPQIFNPQPIKPEPLSQPPRPLSNASSSGGPPPAGGATTSGGSGLSGRSKYVLDPSVAAPTSSYGMPYNPVPAPVPSSVPFSGGVPGPAPQPASVPTYNSNTFNTNPIASAQPYNASPFMGAQQNQFLPGVNPIETLPPQAAPPVVQNVQRNPTPPPGWNDPPALKSSRAPKPKPVVEPSAAIFHPLFPVDPNQNQNGYVDPAQYQNAPPPGGVPNTYYNPAAFNNNPQQQQTYLQPQQQQLNLQPSGIPNQGGPQQQNWQGQQQTLGYSEQPAPIQQQRQPEPLKEKPPLPEEYIYLQTVLEELKNRCLGATNDPRTKRKFVDVVKRLENLYDCLRDGKLTPTTVQYLNQIIQYIQISDYSNALEIHTRIAFGTDFAQCAGFMQGLKVLLQSASELQLVLR
- the LOC108029546 gene encoding protein transport protein Sec31A isoform X1, which encodes MKIKELQKTVNIAWSPAQQQQILLAAGTAAQQFDSTANSTLELYSPNFSDATYDLELKASVASQYKFQKLIWSPVGVGSSGLIVGGCEAGQINIYSADKLLAGKEEPLLKRQDKHTGAVSGLDFNPFQNNLLASCASESEILIWDLNNPETSMSPGAKTQPLEDVKNVAWNRQVQHILASVFSTRCVIWDLRKSQQIIKLSDSQSRVRWHAIEWHPEAATQVWLASEDDQAPVVQLWDLRYATAPAKTYQIHERGVLGMSWCLQDNDLMVSCGKDNRIYCWNPNTKIPEGEILSEVATTASWYSDVQFCPRNPALIASASLEGAVSIYSLHGGTHHLVQTANKIADSFPGMDQFAQEPIPQQATQVVYHDLTHAPKWMKRPCGVAFGFGGKLVSFDSTSKTVKVQQLTTESALVERANALERSLVDANYSEYCRQRADETADQHGRYVWYFIKANFELNPKEEMLNLLGYNKDDTDSKFNKFIKETEGNSQSDVDTLTTRISTLTHSDSSEVECDQSTNYSTDNSTQDNKFDGNAIDPQNHNDFATPPRPQFKVPSGDHSDSLIAEAILTGNVEAAVELCLEAQRIPEALIIASTAGIETLTRTQSRYLLQQKNELSHVISALVSRDWMDFVNRCTVDSWREALVAALKHSERKVVDICERLGDRLLSECASSVEFTRNAMLCYICAGSIDKLVTAWYQLKRLEQQNPGYKPNTTELQDLAEVVMLMCKSLEQQGISVDLAGRFAGFLTEYGGLLASQGALTAALQYITTLGGGEANKNDVLQNLRERINNAVNLDYSQPQAPVAAAPLGYQQQRGRGSFSQPQPAVPQPYGQPASQFAQPSWNAPVPPLQTTYPGAQQTQPPPQIFNPQPIKPEPLSQPPRPLSNASSSGGPPPAGGATTSGGSGLSGRSKYVLDPSVAAPTSSYGMPYNPVPAPVPSSVPFSGGVPGPAPQPASVPTYNSNTFNTNPIASAQPYNASPFMGAQQNQFLPGVNPIETLPPQAAPPVVQNVQRNPTPPPGWNDPPALKSSRAPKPKPVVEPSAAIFHPLFPVDPNQNQNGYVDPAQYQNAPPPGGVPNTYYNPAAFNNNPQQQQTYLQPQQQQLNLQPSGIPNQGGPQQQNWQGQQQTLGYSEQPAPIQQQRQPEPLKEKPPLPEEYIYLQTVLEELKNRCLGATNDPRTKRKFVDVVKRLENLYDCLRDGKLTPTTVQYLNQIIQYIQISDYSNALEIHTRIAFGTDFAQCAGFMQGLKVLLQSASELQLVLR